A portion of the Hoplias malabaricus isolate fHopMal1 chromosome 1, fHopMal1.hap1, whole genome shotgun sequence genome contains these proteins:
- the npy4r gene encoding neuropeptide Y receptor type 4 has product MSMCMNLLNNSNDTGTIFLLEGPCWGSLGLTLMLVLCYALVLVLGLLGNILLICIIARQQDRRNVTSIFIANLSVSDILICVFCLPFTVSSMLMDRWVFGAVLCRLTPYIQCMSITVSVLSLVLIALERHQLVLHPSGWKPSPVHAYSALLGVWLLAAVTAIPFLAFQVLSSTPYNELPPPLCQLQACHEEWPTPETRRAYSSALLVCQYFGPLLLILLCYLRIFLRLRLRRQLLERRHSRSRAEERRAVAHSKQVSIMLVTLVTAFGVCWLPLNVFNAVADWHEDALPICQHDLLFSFCHILAMSSTCVNPIVYGFLNTNFRSEVRSTLLHCRCRPPEGDYHNFPLSVLPTHMSRTSLRTNCRNHSVC; this is encoded by the coding sequence ATGTCCATGTGCATGAATCTCCTGAACAACAGCAACGACACTGGCACTATTTTCCTGCTGGAAGGTCCATGCTGGGGATCACTAGGCCTGACCCTGATGCTGGTGCTCTGCTATGCCCTGGTGCTGGTCTTGGGGTTGCTAGGCAACATCCTCCTTATTTGCATCATTGCCCGTCAGCAGGACAGGCGCAACGTCACCAGCATCTTCATTGCCAACCTCTCGGTGTCAGATATCTTGATATGTGTTTTCTGCCTGCCCTTTACTGTAAGCTCAATGCTAATGGACCGCTGGGTTTTTGGAGCGGTGCTGTGTCGCCTGACTCCATACATCCAGTGTATGTCCATCACTGTTTCCGTGCTTTCTTTGGTGCTGATCGCTTTGGAGCGCCACCAGTTGGTCCTGCACCCTTCAGGGTGGAAACCGAGTCCTGTCCATGCATACTCAGCCCTCTTGGGTGTATGGCTTTTGGCTGCAGTCACTGCCATTCCATTCCTGGCCTTCCAGGTGTTGAGTAGTACCCCCTACAATGAGCTCCCTCCACCACTTTGCCAGCTGCAGGCTTGTCATGAAGAGTGGCCTACCCCCGAGACCCGAAGGGCTTATAGCTCTGCCTTGTTGGTGTGCCAGTATTTTGGACCATTGCTGCTAATACTGCTTTGTTACCTACGCATTTTTCTGCGCCTTCGTCTTAGGCGCCAGCTGCTCGAACGCAGACACAGCCGCAGCCGTGCAGAAGAACGGAGAGCTGTGGCCCACAGCAAGCAAGTCAGTATCATGCTGGTCACCTTGGTAACAGCCTTTGGAGTCTGCTGGCTGCCCTTGAATGTTTTCAATGCCGTGGCAGACTGGCATGAAGATGCATTACCCATCTGCCAACATGACCTCCTCTTCTCGTTCTGCCACATACTGGCCATGAGCTCCACCTGTGTCAACCCTATTGTCTATGGCTTCCTGAATACCAACTTTCGCAGTGAGGTGCGCTCCACCCTACTGCACTGCAGATGTCGGCCTCCAGAGGGTGACTACCATAACTTCCCACTCTCTGTCTTACCCACCCACATGTCCCGAACATCCCTGCGTACCAACTGCAGGAACCACTCTGTCTGCTGA